From Hartmannibacter diazotrophicus, a single genomic window includes:
- a CDS encoding HlyD family type I secretion periplasmic adaptor subunit has protein sequence MTEFDKDLFEIDSSIKKLMRWFLISSLFVLGGIGAWSIMAQVDSAVITAGTFMPESNAQAVQHPEGGVVGEILVREGDLVREGQVLIRLDAAKVRAEMRIQERRLVDLVAERARLQAERLEQSTIVEPVLPVTSEDAEQELRAALVSERGLLAERMFTRKIQASQLQERRTQVQYQIDGLEQRREAIIEEIEQAEGHLADLRQLDTKGLIRRPVLRQSERDVSRLKGDLGDTEARIASARSQLTETEMKIAEHDRGAKSEVLSRLHEIDAQVAEVTEQATAARDRLQRLDLRSPRTGLVHQLAVHTIGGVISPGQVVMSIIPSSEPLVVSASIPPSDIDQVHIGQAATVKISAFKMLVIPELAGKVISMSPDQVVNPKTGQAHFAVKIGIDPEERGKLEGKELTPGLPAEVFIVGESRRVITYLTQPLTEKLELAFREK, from the coding sequence ATGACCGAATTCGACAAGGACCTCTTCGAGATCGACTCCTCGATCAAGAAGCTGATGCGCTGGTTCCTGATCAGCTCCCTGTTCGTCCTTGGGGGCATCGGCGCCTGGTCCATAATGGCCCAGGTCGACAGCGCCGTGATCACGGCCGGTACGTTCATGCCCGAGTCCAATGCCCAGGCCGTGCAGCATCCCGAAGGCGGCGTCGTCGGCGAGATCCTCGTTCGCGAGGGCGACCTCGTCCGGGAAGGACAGGTCCTGATCCGGCTTGATGCCGCGAAGGTCCGGGCGGAGATGCGCATTCAGGAAAGGCGCCTCGTCGATCTTGTCGCCGAAAGAGCCCGGCTTCAGGCCGAACGTCTGGAGCAATCAACCATCGTGGAGCCGGTTCTTCCCGTCACCTCCGAGGACGCGGAGCAGGAACTTCGCGCCGCGCTTGTCTCGGAACGCGGGCTGCTTGCGGAACGGATGTTCACCCGGAAGATCCAGGCCTCGCAGCTTCAGGAACGCCGCACGCAGGTGCAGTACCAGATCGACGGGCTGGAGCAGCGCCGCGAGGCCATCATCGAGGAAATCGAGCAGGCCGAGGGCCACCTCGCCGACCTTCGCCAGCTCGATACGAAAGGGCTCATCCGCCGCCCCGTCCTGCGCCAGAGCGAACGCGACGTTAGCCGCCTCAAGGGCGATCTCGGCGATACCGAGGCGCGGATCGCCTCGGCCCGTTCGCAACTCACCGAGACGGAAATGAAGATCGCGGAGCACGACCGCGGCGCAAAGTCCGAGGTGCTGAGCCGCCTTCATGAGATCGACGCGCAGGTCGCCGAGGTGACCGAGCAGGCGACGGCTGCCCGCGATCGGTTGCAGCGCCTCGACCTGCGCTCACCGCGCACGGGCCTCGTGCACCAGCTTGCGGTTCATACGATCGGAGGCGTTATCTCGCCCGGGCAAGTGGTGATGTCGATCATCCCGAGCTCCGAGCCGTTGGTTGTCAGCGCGAGCATTCCGCCCTCCGATATCGACCAGGTTCACATCGGCCAGGCGGCAACCGTCAAGATCAGCGCCTTCAAGATGCTCGTCATTCCGGAACTCGCGGGCAAGGTGATTTCGATGTCGCCGGACCAGGTGGTCAACCCGAAAACCGGCCAGGCACACTTCGCCGTCAAGATCGGGATCGATCCCGAGGAGCGCGGCAAGCTGGAAGGCAAGGAGTTGACGCCTGGTCTGCCGGCCGAAGTCTTCATCGTTGGCGAAAGTCGCCGGGTCATCACCTACCTGACCCAACCCCTGACCGAAAAGCTGGAACTCGCCTTCCGCGAGAAGTAA
- a CDS encoding Crp/Fnr family transcriptional regulator: protein MSTTISPLVAAISTNPIFSGLGPETIEKIAELTVTVRLAEGETLFLKGDPGDALYCVRRGRIHIMATTAGGKHLIMNVLGSGDVFGEIALLDGRERSADAVAAEATELLTIRRSDFHDLLKRQPEISLHLMELLCERLRWTSGRMEEVSLLPLPARLARRLLKLADDFGEEIEISQEKLSTLVGVTRETVNRQLQIWKRADIIALDRSRVTIKDEPRLIREARLADEDD from the coding sequence TTGTCGACGACGATCTCGCCACTGGTCGCGGCGATCTCGACCAATCCCATCTTTTCCGGTCTTGGGCCGGAGACGATCGAAAAGATCGCCGAGCTGACAGTCACCGTTCGCCTGGCGGAGGGGGAGACGCTGTTCCTGAAGGGCGATCCGGGCGATGCCCTCTACTGCGTGCGCCGCGGTCGCATCCACATCATGGCGACGACGGCCGGCGGCAAACATCTCATCATGAACGTGCTGGGGTCTGGCGACGTCTTCGGCGAAATCGCCCTCCTGGACGGCCGCGAACGCTCGGCCGACGCTGTCGCCGCCGAAGCGACGGAGCTTCTCACGATCCGCCGGTCCGATTTCCATGACCTTCTCAAACGTCAGCCGGAAATCAGCCTGCACCTGATGGAGCTTCTCTGCGAGAGATTGCGCTGGACGAGTGGCCGGATGGAAGAGGTCTCGCTCCTGCCGCTGCCGGCCCGGCTGGCGCGGCGTCTGCTCAAGCTGGCGGACGACTTCGGAGAGGAGATCGAAATCTCGCAGGAAAAACTCAGCACTCTCGTCGGCGTCACCCGGGAAACGGTAAACCGCCAGCTTCAGATCTGGAAAAGGGCCGACATCATCGCCCTCGATCGCAGCCGGGTGACCATCAAGGACGAACCGCGCCTGATCCGGGAGGCCCGGTTGGCCGACGAGGACGACTGA
- a CDS encoding peptidoglycan-binding protein codes for MVAALAALAIGLPTGVLAAERAAFVVAAEDYTPLSPSRIGLKKGEAVVAALRQQGFDVVVSTSPTNATSRAKLREFADLANGADLAIAVLIGHGASTGGQTFFLPVNTSISRSTDLLSRALSIASIAQITERAKASGVFFFVTNPAWPDLVPGLDNRPTVRGEERPGHFVMLSTSPSIPVSQIDNASLQATDDFIAAISKADATLASALSAAEEGGRAVVIGKPVDIALVKPPPAPEPPPVAAAPAPVVAAPGAAAGEKKLEAEREAREKAETEAAAERDRAEEARLSAQKAQADVARAQAEAAKAQAEAERAQAEAAKAQAQAEAAKAEAAKSAAEAEAVAARERARASALIPINEADLGWSQKRLVQEKLRDLGHYRGPIDAIIGPLTRQGIMAMQRDRGDPVTGYLTAEQYNILLTSGQ; via the coding sequence ATGGTCGCCGCCCTGGCGGCCCTGGCGATTGGCCTTCCAACCGGGGTCCTGGCTGCCGAAAGGGCTGCCTTCGTCGTTGCTGCGGAAGATTATACTCCACTGTCGCCGTCCCGCATCGGCCTGAAAAAAGGCGAGGCCGTCGTCGCCGCGTTGCGCCAGCAGGGCTTTGACGTGGTGGTCAGCACCAGCCCGACAAATGCCACCTCGCGGGCAAAACTGCGCGAGTTTGCCGATCTCGCCAACGGGGCCGATCTTGCGATTGCCGTGCTCATCGGGCACGGCGCGTCGACCGGCGGTCAGACCTTCTTCCTTCCGGTCAATACCAGCATCTCCCGCTCGACGGATCTCCTGTCGCGCGCTCTTTCGATTGCCAGCATCGCGCAAATCACGGAGCGGGCCAAGGCGAGTGGCGTGTTCTTCTTCGTGACGAACCCGGCCTGGCCGGATCTGGTCCCGGGCCTCGACAACCGTCCGACGGTTCGCGGCGAGGAGCGCCCGGGGCATTTCGTGATGCTCTCCACCTCACCATCCATTCCGGTCTCCCAGATCGACAACGCCAGCCTTCAGGCCACGGACGACTTTATCGCCGCGATTTCCAAGGCGGATGCAACGCTGGCCTCAGCCCTGAGCGCGGCGGAAGAGGGCGGCCGTGCCGTGGTGATCGGCAAGCCCGTCGATATTGCCCTCGTCAAGCCGCCGCCCGCGCCCGAACCGCCACCGGTCGCTGCCGCCCCGGCGCCTGTCGTTGCCGCTCCGGGCGCGGCTGCCGGCGAAAAGAAGCTGGAAGCCGAGCGCGAGGCCCGCGAGAAGGCCGAGACTGAGGCCGCCGCCGAGCGCGACCGCGCCGAAGAGGCGCGGCTTTCCGCACAGAAGGCCCAGGCGGACGTAGCGCGGGCACAGGCGGAGGCGGCCAAGGCGCAGGCGGAAGCAGAACGCGCACAGGCCGAGGCGGCCAAGGCGCAAGCGCAGGCCGAGGCTGCCAAGGCGGAGGCGGCGAAGTCCGCTGCCGAGGCTGAAGCGGTCGCGGCGAGGGAGCGCGCGCGTGCCTCCGCTCTCATTCCGATCAACGAGGCAGACCTTGGTTGGAGCCAGAAGCGGCTCGTTCAGGAAAAACTGCGCGATCTTGGACATTATCGAGGTCCGATCGACGCGATCATCGGTCCCCTGACGCGTCAGGGGATCATGGCGATGCAGCGCGATCGCGGCGATCCGGTGACGGGCTATCTGACCGCCGAGCAGTACAACATCCTCTTGACGAGCGGCCAGTAG
- a CDS encoding c-type heme family protein produces the protein MGLRLKFNLVLLLCYILGLAVSVYPFYQISKAEVLEQLRGQIDILRSQALAVRKYTSDEIQPLLAEFSSIQFLPQSVPSFSAQTAFRNFQAHYPDFFYKEAALNPTNPADLAEPWEKELIEKLRADPELPYDISIREQDGETFYTGAFPLTIRSESCLSCHSTPDRAVASMVALYGDKNGFGWQLNETIGAQIFSVPMKSAEERIWNNLLLFVGTTSAIFLFLMVFLNLLLNLLVISPVLKMAKAAEAVSMGDATVPEFDAKGADEIASLSRSFNRMRRSLDSALKMLGT, from the coding sequence ATGGGATTGCGGCTCAAATTCAACTTGGTACTACTTCTGTGCTACATTCTTGGCCTTGCGGTATCGGTTTACCCATTTTACCAAATCTCGAAGGCCGAGGTGCTGGAGCAACTTCGCGGCCAGATCGACATCCTGAGATCTCAGGCACTTGCGGTCAGAAAATATACGTCCGACGAAATTCAGCCGCTGCTCGCTGAATTTTCTTCCATTCAATTTTTGCCCCAAAGTGTTCCTTCTTTTTCGGCGCAAACTGCATTCCGCAACTTCCAGGCGCACTATCCGGACTTCTTTTACAAGGAAGCCGCCCTGAACCCGACAAATCCCGCGGATTTGGCCGAACCTTGGGAAAAGGAACTGATCGAGAAGCTGCGCGCGGATCCGGAACTGCCCTACGACATCAGCATCCGCGAGCAGGATGGCGAGACATTCTATACCGGCGCCTTCCCGCTCACGATTCGCAGCGAATCATGCCTGTCCTGTCATTCCACGCCGGATCGCGCCGTCGCATCGATGGTGGCGCTCTACGGCGACAAGAATGGCTTCGGCTGGCAGCTTAACGAAACAATTGGAGCCCAAATTTTCTCGGTTCCGATGAAAAGTGCGGAGGAACGTATCTGGAACAATTTATTGCTCTTCGTTGGCACGACGAGTGCCATCTTCCTATTTTTGATGGTATTCTTAAATTTGCTTCTCAACCTGCTCGTCATCAGCCCCGTTTTGAAGATGGCCAAGGCTGCCGAGGCCGTCAGCATGGGCGATGCAACAGTGCCGGAGTTCGACGCGAAAGGCGCCGACGAGATTGCCTCCCTGTCGCGTTCATTCAACCGGATGCGCCGCAGCCTGGACAGTGCACTGAAGATGCTGGGTACCTGA
- a CDS encoding serine/threonine-protein kinase: MLRRVGKYRIGEVIGRGAVGVVYKGYDEAIDRPLAVKTLRPEFLTIVSQNDELRRRFAVEARSAGRCLHPNIVTVFDFVEHDGAPFIVMEYVSAGTLENVLRRGVLPPVRQVGEIVVQLLFALGYAHSKGVVHRDIKPANILCPTASSIKVSDFGVAHIETLEFTQPGFGSPVGTPNYMSPERFLGHPADGRSDLFSAGVILYQLLTGTKPFLATELSDLIQQLMESRPPSIRRYRPELWSELDDVISMALARQPEDRFQTADAFIEALNAAIEARPPDGLDPLDLTGLSLHAVQEAPPTSRQGLNHTMAETLSSDTIDELSQTLARWLGPIAKLVVKQASRQATDADTMLNLLLGQIGSDVEASAFRVTARRVLETADAIGGPGPRPVEAVHRSAPVQQLIVSPDEIRSATAALLPLIGPVADKVVARQSAQATSLEDFYRRLADFIPSEQDRALFLALRSTHGT; encoded by the coding sequence ATGCTTCGTCGCGTCGGGAAATATCGTATTGGCGAGGTCATTGGCCGCGGCGCGGTCGGCGTCGTCTACAAGGGATACGACGAGGCGATAGACCGGCCACTGGCGGTCAAGACCTTGCGCCCGGAATTCCTGACCATCGTCAGCCAGAACGACGAATTGCGCAGGCGGTTCGCCGTCGAAGCCCGCTCGGCCGGGCGTTGCCTCCATCCCAACATCGTCACCGTCTTCGATTTCGTCGAGCACGACGGCGCGCCCTTCATCGTCATGGAATATGTGAGCGCGGGAACGCTTGAAAATGTCCTCAGGCGGGGAGTCCTGCCGCCCGTTCGCCAGGTTGGCGAGATCGTGGTGCAGCTTCTCTTCGCGCTCGGCTATGCGCATTCGAAGGGCGTGGTCCACCGGGACATCAAGCCCGCGAACATCCTTTGCCCCACGGCAAGCTCGATCAAGGTGTCCGATTTCGGCGTCGCCCATATCGAAACGCTGGAATTCACGCAGCCGGGCTTCGGCTCGCCCGTGGGAACGCCGAACTACATGTCGCCCGAGCGCTTCCTGGGTCATCCGGCCGACGGACGATCGGATCTGTTCTCGGCAGGCGTGATCCTCTACCAACTCCTGACCGGCACGAAACCCTTTCTCGCAACTGAACTGTCCGATCTCATTCAGCAGTTGATGGAATCGCGTCCGCCCTCCATCCGCCGCTATCGACCCGAGCTGTGGTCGGAACTGGACGACGTCATCTCCATGGCGCTTGCCCGGCAGCCGGAGGACAGGTTTCAGACCGCCGACGCCTTCATCGAGGCCCTGAACGCCGCGATCGAGGCGCGCCCGCCGGACGGCCTTGATCCACTCGACCTCACCGGCCTGTCGCTCCATGCCGTTCAGGAGGCCCCCCCCACCAGCAGGCAGGGGCTCAACCACACCATGGCCGAGACGCTGTCGTCGGACACGATCGACGAACTCAGCCAGACGCTGGCCCGCTGGCTCGGTCCGATCGCCAAGCTTGTCGTCAAGCAGGCCTCCCGGCAGGCGACCGACGCCGACACGATGCTGAACCTCCTTCTGGGCCAGATCGGCTCCGACGTCGAGGCCTCCGCCTTTCGGGTGACGGCAAGGCGGGTGCTGGAAACGGCGGACGCGATCGGCGGCCCCGGCCCCAGACCGGTGGAGGCGGTGCACAGGTCAGCCCCCGTTCAGCAGTTGATCGTCTCGCCCGACGAGATCAGGTCCGCGACCGCGGCGCTCCTTCCGTTGATCGGTCCGGTCGCCGACAAGGTCGTCGCCCGCCAGTCGGCACAGGCAACAAGCCTCGAAGATTTCTATCGCCGCCTTGCCGACTTCATCCCGAGCGAGCAAGATAGGGCTTTATTCTTGGCTCTCCGCAGCACGCACGGAACCTGA
- a CDS encoding adenylate/guanylate cyclase domain-containing protein yields the protein MTDAPPAIPPAVSPRRRRLRAVMAADVANFGGMVSIDETSTLETIWTMRRIAREELALHGGWLFGLPGDGIFALFESTVDAVRCALETQRRLLSAPQLRTLRLRIGIHLGEVLFHEEQPFGETLVIAARLESQANPGGILISGPVMETVAPRINATFSERGVLALKHSPRRIEAFDILVDVEASNETTAATDELNHTMRAAMRASVQRIAERQIEAGVAGAISGSPAARDTPEPAAPPPRAAEPLKSPEPEQVPVETPAASVDDVASAEEDASHREPSAAAPSRHQDIEKIDASIGPTEEPGDAVPEEAHPPEIESRGRLPSVPEFSADDFPSDSFPIEGYYGEDVPLEPQAEAKSIEPPAGQSHRQAGQPVEVSSPAPAAAPPEPDETEAEGPQSRAPEPQPPPHRPPADSQLLTLVQPLTSIAMAFSGSTGPTVPPEMAPADTASADTAEPEYDPTSTSDEPIEQVLATTLIPDEFVADLAKILTLHVGPVAPVLVARAALCAIDMIELVDTVADAIPTETERQHFIGVAGLTMRNYRNRKDL from the coding sequence ATGACCGATGCGCCACCAGCCATTCCTCCAGCAGTCAGCCCGCGACGTCGACGTCTGCGCGCTGTCATGGCGGCCGATGTCGCGAATTTCGGTGGCATGGTGTCGATCGACGAGACCAGCACGCTGGAAACGATCTGGACGATGCGGCGGATCGCGCGGGAAGAGCTGGCGCTGCATGGAGGCTGGCTGTTCGGACTGCCCGGCGACGGCATCTTCGCGCTCTTCGAGAGCACCGTGGATGCGGTGCGGTGCGCGCTGGAGACCCAGCGCCGCCTGCTCAGCGCCCCGCAGTTGCGCACCTTGCGCCTGCGCATCGGCATCCACCTCGGAGAAGTTCTGTTCCATGAGGAGCAACCATTCGGCGAAACCCTGGTGATCGCGGCGCGCCTTGAGAGCCAGGCCAATCCGGGAGGCATCCTGATTTCCGGCCCGGTGATGGAGACGGTCGCCCCCCGTATCAACGCGACCTTCAGCGAAAGAGGCGTCCTCGCCCTCAAGCACAGTCCCCGCCGGATCGAGGCGTTCGACATCCTCGTTGACGTCGAAGCGTCCAACGAGACCACAGCCGCGACGGATGAACTGAACCATACGATGCGTGCCGCAATGCGCGCGTCTGTTCAGCGTATCGCCGAAAGACAGATCGAAGCGGGCGTTGCCGGCGCGATCTCCGGCTCCCCCGCGGCCAGAGACACGCCCGAACCGGCGGCACCGCCGCCCCGTGCAGCCGAACCACTGAAGTCACCTGAGCCGGAGCAAGTGCCGGTCGAGACCCCGGCCGCGTCGGTCGATGACGTCGCGTCGGCCGAGGAGGATGCCTCGCACCGGGAACCATCGGCGGCGGCTCCATCCAGACATCAGGACATTGAAAAAATAGACGCTTCCATCGGTCCGACCGAGGAACCTGGCGATGCAGTGCCGGAAGAGGCACACCCGCCCGAAATCGAGAGCCGGGGTCGCTTGCCTTCGGTTCCCGAATTCTCTGCTGACGATTTTCCCTCCGACAGTTTTCCGATCGAGGGCTACTACGGCGAAGATGTGCCGCTGGAGCCGCAAGCCGAGGCGAAGTCGATCGAGCCCCCGGCCGGACAGTCGCACCGGCAAGCCGGGCAGCCAGTCGAAGTGTCATCGCCAGCGCCCGCGGCCGCGCCGCCAGAGCCCGACGAGACAGAGGCCGAAGGGCCTCAATCCCGCGCGCCGGAGCCGCAACCGCCACCCCACAGGCCACCGGCGGACTCGCAGTTGCTGACTTTGGTGCAGCCATTGACCTCGATAGCGATGGCATTCTCGGGATCGACCGGGCCAACAGTTCCCCCAGAAATGGCTCCGGCAGACACGGCCTCGGCAGACACGGCGGAACCTGAGTACGACCCCACATCGACGAGTGACGAACCGATCGAGCAAGTGCTGGCGACAACGCTCATTCCCGACGAATTCGTTGCCGACCTTGCGAAGATCCTGACCCTTCACGTGGGGCCCGTGGCGCCGGTTCTGGTCGCGCGTGCGGCCCTCTGCGCCATCGACATGATCGAGCTCGTCGATACCGTGGCCGATGCAATCCCGACGGAGACCGAACGACAGCATTTCATCGGCGTCGCCGGATTGACGATGAGAAACTACCGAAACCGGAAAGATCTGTGA
- a CDS encoding patatin-like phospholipase family protein, which yields MNRHADISRRRHGKTASTTSSGMARQKKTLNLALQGGGAHGAFTWGVLDRLLDEEHLSFEGVVATSAGAMNAAVMAYGLTEGGRRGAQEALANFWRRVSSAAAFGPLQPSLFDRLMGTKSLENSPAFVLFDLMTRLMSPYQFNPANINPLKSVLKQSFDLDVVKSERCPLKLSICATNVRTGKVKVFANDDLSVDAILASACLPLLFQAVEIDGEAYWDGGYMGNPAIFPLIYGCETPDVLVVHINPIEREDIPMTAMDILNRINEISFNSSLMREMRAIAFVNSLIETHPTMELGLKQVFLHGISDEETMMKLGVASKLNADWTALTQLRDRGRQKADEWLRTSYDRIGVASTVDIAARYL from the coding sequence ATGAACCGCCATGCCGACATCTCCAGGCGCAGACACGGCAAGACCGCGTCCACGACGTCCTCCGGCATGGCCCGCCAGAAAAAGACCCTCAATCTCGCCCTGCAGGGCGGCGGCGCCCACGGCGCGTTCACCTGGGGCGTCCTCGACCGGCTGCTGGACGAGGAGCATCTCTCCTTCGAGGGCGTTGTCGCCACCAGCGCCGGCGCCATGAACGCAGCCGTCATGGCCTATGGCCTGACCGAGGGGGGACGGCGCGGGGCGCAGGAGGCCCTTGCCAATTTCTGGCGCCGCGTCAGCAGTGCGGCGGCCTTCGGACCCTTGCAGCCAAGTCTCTTCGATCGGCTGATGGGCACCAAGTCGCTGGAAAATTCTCCGGCCTTCGTCCTCTTCGATCTGATGACCCGGCTGATGTCGCCCTACCAGTTCAATCCGGCGAACATCAATCCCCTGAAGTCGGTACTGAAGCAGTCCTTCGATCTCGACGTCGTGAAAAGCGAAAGGTGCCCCCTCAAGCTCAGCATTTGCGCCACCAATGTGCGCACCGGCAAGGTCAAGGTCTTTGCCAACGACGATCTCTCTGTCGACGCAATTCTCGCCTCCGCCTGCCTGCCGCTGCTCTTCCAGGCCGTGGAGATCGATGGCGAGGCCTATTGGGACGGCGGCTACATGGGCAACCCGGCCATCTTCCCGCTCATCTACGGATGCGAGACGCCGGACGTCCTCGTCGTTCACATCAACCCGATCGAGCGGGAGGATATCCCGATGACCGCGATGGACATCCTCAATCGGATCAACGAGATCAGCTTCAACTCCTCGCTGATGCGGGAGATGCGTGCGATTGCCTTCGTCAACAGTCTCATCGAAACTCACCCCACCATGGAGCTTGGGCTCAAGCAGGTCTTCCTGCACGGCATTTCCGACGAAGAGACGATGATGAAGCTCGGCGTTGCAAGCAAGCTGAACGCCGACTGGACGGCGCTGACGCAGCTTCGCGACAGGGGGCGCCAGAAGGCCGACGAGTGGCTGCGAACGAGCTATGACCGGATTGGCGTGGCCTCCACGGTCGATATCGCCGCGCGCTACCTCTGA
- a CDS encoding amidohydrolase family protein: MTDLIVQARWVVTGIADRHTPNVIDDGAVLSRDGEIVAVGTLAEMKALSPEAAVEVFRDHAMLPGFVNSHHHVGLTPLQLGSPDYALELWFASRIPGRKIDLYLDTLYSAFEMIASGVTTVQHIHGWMPGGFDVIHGAATKVLDAYRAIGMRASYCYAVREQNRLVYEDDAAFCARLPKPLGEELAAYLKSQAMPFEDFLRLYDVLSAENGGERLTRIQLAPANLHWVSDDGLLEIEKKSKATGSPMHMHLLETAYQKEYAKRRSGKTAVRHLYDLGLLSPRMTLGHGVWLNEEDIEIAAHTGTCVCHNCSSNFRLRSGIAPLNRFEAKGINVGMGLDEAGINDDRDMLQELRLVLRAHRVPGMEDDDVPTCSQVVRMATEGGAKTTAFGETIGKLEAGRLFDAVMINWTKTTYPYQDPDIPMLDALVQRAKTNAVDAVFIGGEKVYADGRFTRIDRDAVLEEIAQTLAKPRTAEEIARQTLGRSVFPHVKAFYDGYISEEHTPFYGQSSRI, translated from the coding sequence ATGACAGATCTGATCGTTCAGGCCCGCTGGGTCGTTACCGGCATCGCCGACCGCCATACGCCAAATGTCATCGACGACGGCGCCGTGCTGTCGCGCGACGGCGAGATCGTGGCCGTCGGCACGCTCGCCGAGATGAAGGCGCTGAGCCCCGAGGCGGCGGTGGAGGTCTTCCGCGATCACGCCATGCTGCCGGGCTTCGTCAACAGCCACCATCACGTCGGCCTGACGCCCCTGCAACTCGGCTCGCCTGACTACGCGCTGGAACTCTGGTTCGCGAGCCGCATTCCGGGCCGCAAGATCGACCTTTATCTCGATACGCTTTATTCGGCCTTCGAAATGATCGCCTCCGGCGTGACGACGGTGCAGCATATCCACGGCTGGATGCCCGGCGGCTTCGACGTCATTCACGGGGCGGCGACGAAGGTGCTCGACGCCTATCGCGCGATCGGCATGCGCGCCTCCTATTGCTATGCGGTGCGCGAGCAGAACCGGCTGGTCTACGAGGACGACGCCGCCTTCTGCGCGCGCCTGCCGAAGCCGCTGGGCGAGGAGCTTGCGGCCTATCTCAAATCGCAGGCGATGCCGTTCGAGGACTTCCTGCGTCTCTACGACGTGCTGAGCGCGGAGAATGGCGGCGAGCGTCTGACACGCATCCAGCTTGCGCCGGCCAATCTGCACTGGGTCAGCGACGATGGCCTGCTGGAGATCGAGAAGAAATCGAAGGCCACCGGCTCGCCGATGCACATGCACCTGCTGGAGACCGCCTACCAGAAGGAATATGCCAAGCGGCGCAGCGGCAAGACGGCGGTTCGCCATCTCTACGACCTCGGCTTGCTCAGCCCGCGCATGACGCTGGGCCACGGTGTCTGGCTCAACGAGGAAGACATCGAGATCGCGGCGCACACGGGCACCTGCGTCTGTCACAACTGTTCTTCAAACTTCCGCCTGCGGTCGGGCATCGCGCCGCTCAACCGATTCGAGGCGAAGGGGATCAACGTCGGCATGGGGCTCGACGAAGCCGGCATCAACGACGACCGCGACATGCTTCAGGAACTGCGGCTGGTTCTGCGGGCGCACCGGGTGCCGGGCATGGAGGACGACGATGTTCCGACCTGTTCCCAGGTGGTGCGGATGGCGACCGAGGGCGGCGCGAAGACCACGGCCTTCGGCGAAACCATCGGCAAGCTTGAGGCGGGACGCCTGTTCGACGCTGTGATGATCAACTGGACGAAGACGACCTATCCCTACCAGGATCCGGACATTCCGATGCTGGACGCGCTGGTTCAGCGGGCCAAGACCAATGCGGTCGACGCCGTCTTCATCGGCGGCGAAAAGGTCTATGCAGACGGTCGCTTCACCAGGATCGACCGCGACGCGGTGCTGGAGGAAATCGCGCAGACGCTGGCGAAGCCCCGCACAGCGGAGGAGATCGCGCGCCAGACGCTCGGACGTAGCGTCTTCCCCCACGTGAAGGCCTTCTACGACGGCTATATCAGCGAAGAGCACACGCCGTTCTACGGGCAGTCGTCACGGATCTGA
- a CDS encoding carbon-nitrogen hydrolase family protein — MDDQVCIGAVSVGPADGSGPSLPDTVTVTVAELSRRGADVVILPELFARPYVAGDDPIRWRHLAEPLDGPTVRWAERLSNETGVALLFGMALEAGSGLPLNAAVLVRPGSKPEVAGTKIHLPPAASGAFGEGDHFSPGPPEVGIVEIAGIRLAVVICYDRRFPECWRLAASGGAEVVAVLVGGPADGDPDGLFAAELRTHARANAVYAIAASRFGTETLTGHAVRHDGETLVVGPDGAVLSQAPAGGSVLATIIKQDLERARAFNPTAARLRLPSFGQCSHKEQET; from the coding sequence ATGGATGATCAGGTGTGCATTGGCGCGGTGTCGGTCGGCCCCGCGGACGGGAGCGGTCCGTCTCTTCCGGATACGGTCACCGTTACCGTCGCGGAGCTTTCACGGCGCGGGGCGGATGTCGTCATCCTGCCGGAGCTGTTCGCGCGGCCCTATGTGGCGGGCGACGATCCGATCCGCTGGCGTCATCTTGCCGAGCCGCTCGACGGGCCGACGGTCCGCTGGGCCGAGAGGCTTTCGAACGAGACCGGCGTCGCGCTGCTCTTCGGCATGGCGCTCGAAGCGGGTTCCGGCCTGCCGCTCAACGCGGCCGTTCTCGTGCGTCCCGGTAGCAAGCCGGAGGTCGCCGGGACCAAGATCCACCTGCCGCCAGCCGCCAGCGGAGCTTTCGGAGAGGGCGATCACTTCTCTCCCGGCCCGCCCGAAGTTGGCATTGTGGAGATCGCCGGCATCCGGCTTGCCGTCGTCATCTGTTACGACCGCCGGTTTCCCGAATGCTGGCGCCTTGCGGCATCCGGCGGGGCGGAGGTGGTCGCGGTTCTCGTTGGCGGACCGGCCGATGGCGATCCGGACGGCCTCTTCGCGGCGGAACTGCGCACCCATGCCCGGGCGAATGCGGTCTACGCCATTGCCGCGTCGCGCTTCGGGACCGAAACGCTGACCGGACATGCCGTCCGCCACGACGGCGAAACGCTCGTCGTCGGCCCCGATGGCGCGGTGCTGTCGCAAGCGCCGGCGGGCGGCTCCGTCCTCGCCACGATCATCAAACAGGACCTTGAACGGGCGCGCGCCTTCAATCCCACAGCCGCGCGCCTGCGTCTTCCCTCATTCGGTCAATGCTCTCACAAGGAACAAGAAACATGA